One Dysosmobacter welbionis DNA segment encodes these proteins:
- a CDS encoding MBL fold metallo-hydrolase RNA specificity domain-containing protein, whose protein sequence is MKLSFYGADQCVTGSCHCLEVNGRRILVDCGLQQGRDEVSNDAFPFAANDIDFVLVTHAHIDHTGRIPMLVKQGFQGRIVATRLTADLMDIMLQDSAHIQESDAEWKNRKAERSGAPRVEPLYTIEDAQRVSQYMTTCEYNQPLDLCEGVRVEFVDAGHLLGSASILVTATEGGITKQIVFSGDIGNVDQPIIRDPTYLTGADYVVMESTYGDRNHTEVWSYTDDLAKIIDETIAKGGNVVIPSFAVGRTQELLYFIREIKDKGMVKSDPDFPVYIDSPLAKKATTIFTGDLRGYLDEAALELVQDGTHMFNFTNLRMTETSEESKMLNMDPTPKVIISASGMCDAGRIRHHLKHNLWRPECTVVFVGYQGEGTLGRALLEGVKSVKLFGEEIAVHAQIVNFQGLSSHADRNHLLSWIQAIQAPKPQHVFVVHGDREVAPFFAKTIQGLGFTAHAPQYTEVYDLIADKVTEPGYLPERKARTTGGMRASAAYERLVAVGNMLMESIKRSRGRDNKSLARFADQLRQLLEKWES, encoded by the coding sequence ATGAAGCTCAGCTTTTACGGCGCCGACCAGTGCGTCACCGGCAGCTGCCACTGTCTGGAGGTCAACGGCAGGCGCATCCTGGTGGACTGCGGATTGCAGCAGGGGCGGGACGAGGTGTCCAACGACGCTTTTCCCTTTGCCGCGAACGACATCGACTTCGTCCTGGTGACCCACGCCCACATCGACCACACCGGCCGGATCCCCATGCTGGTGAAGCAGGGCTTCCAGGGCCGGATCGTCGCCACCCGGCTGACGGCGGATCTCATGGACATCATGCTCCAGGACTCCGCCCACATCCAGGAGTCCGACGCGGAGTGGAAGAACCGCAAGGCGGAGCGGTCCGGCGCCCCCCGGGTGGAGCCCCTTTACACCATCGAGGACGCCCAGCGGGTGAGCCAGTACATGACCACCTGCGAGTACAACCAGCCCCTGGACCTGTGCGAGGGCGTCCGGGTGGAGTTCGTGGACGCGGGCCATCTGCTGGGCTCCGCCTCCATCCTCGTCACCGCCACGGAGGGCGGCATCACCAAACAGATCGTCTTTTCCGGCGACATCGGCAATGTGGACCAGCCCATCATCCGGGACCCCACCTACCTCACCGGCGCGGACTACGTGGTGATGGAGTCCACCTACGGCGACCGCAACCACACGGAGGTGTGGAGCTACACCGACGATCTGGCGAAGATCATCGACGAGACCATCGCCAAGGGCGGCAACGTGGTGATCCCCTCCTTCGCCGTGGGCCGCACCCAGGAGCTGCTGTACTTCATCCGGGAGATCAAGGACAAGGGGATGGTGAAGAGCGACCCGGACTTCCCCGTGTACATCGACTCCCCCCTGGCCAAGAAGGCCACCACCATCTTCACCGGCGACCTGCGGGGCTATCTGGATGAGGCGGCGCTGGAGCTGGTGCAGGACGGCACCCACATGTTCAACTTCACCAACCTGCGCATGACGGAGACCAGCGAGGAGTCCAAGATGCTGAACATGGACCCCACCCCCAAGGTCATCATCTCCGCCTCCGGCATGTGCGACGCGGGCCGCATCCGCCACCACCTGAAGCACAACCTCTGGCGGCCGGAGTGCACCGTGGTGTTCGTGGGCTACCAGGGGGAGGGCACCCTGGGCCGCGCCCTGCTGGAGGGTGTGAAGAGCGTGAAGCTCTTCGGCGAGGAGATCGCCGTCCATGCGCAGATCGTGAACTTCCAGGGTCTCTCCTCCCACGCGGACCGGAACCACCTGCTCTCCTGGATCCAGGCCATCCAGGCCCCCAAGCCCCAGCACGTGTTCGTGGTCCACGGGGACCGGGAGGTGGCGCCCTTCTTCGCCAAGACCATCCAGGGCCTGGGCTTCACCGCCCACGCGCCCCAGTACACGGAGGTGTACGACCTGATCGCCGACAAGGTGACCGAGCCCGGCTACCTGCCTGAGCGGAAGGCCAGGACCACCGGCGGTATGCGGGCCAGCGCGGCCTACGAGCGGCTGGTGGCCGTGGGCAACATGCTTATGGAGAGCATCAAGCGCAGCCGCGGGCGGGACAACAAGTCCCTGGCCCGGTTCGCGGACCAGCTGCGGCAGCTGCTGGAGAAGTGGGAGAGCTAA
- a CDS encoding DUF6809 family protein encodes MYKMGAMVIAMSDAMEILYAYAKEELLPSYLPSPEYREVSRLTARLSLRLRDLLPDDSWNTVEKYEDAAAQLHSMELEAAFQAAFSLARELP; translated from the coding sequence ATGTACAAAATGGGTGCTATGGTGATCGCTATGTCGGATGCAATGGAAATTTTATATGCCTATGCCAAGGAGGAGCTCCTCCCCTCCTATCTCCCCTCCCCGGAGTACCGGGAAGTCTCCCGCCTGACCGCCCGCCTGTCCCTGCGGCTCCGGGACCTGCTTCCGGATGACAGCTGGAACACCGTCGAAAAATACGAGGATGCGGCGGCGCAGCTCCACAGCATGGAGCTGGAGGCCGCGTTCCAGGCCGCCTTCTCTCTGGCAAGGGAGCTGCCTTAG
- a CDS encoding helix-turn-helix domain-containing protein, which translates to MIKFAERLRELRREKKVTQSKMADFLGIKLRSYQNYEGGSRRPDYEGLVALADYFDVTTDYLLGRSDVRG; encoded by the coding sequence ATGATAAAATTTGCGGAGAGACTGCGCGAACTGCGGAGAGAAAAGAAAGTGACCCAGTCAAAGATGGCCGATTTCCTCGGTATCAAGCTGAGGTCTTACCAGAACTATGAGGGCGGCTCTCGCCGGCCGGATTACGAGGGACTGGTGGCCCTGGCGGATTACTTCGACGTGACCACAGATTATCTGCTGGGGCGGAGCGACGTGCGGGGGTAA
- the rlmD gene encoding 23S rRNA (uracil(1939)-C(5))-methyltransferase RlmD — MDRLHENRIYTGTVESYSSEGLGIVRLDGAVVFVPQAVRGETIDLKITKVMKTAAAGEIVKIHKPSPDRAQPECPDYGRCGGCDFQHLTYPEELWAKRQRVQDALTRLGGADIRVEEILGAKNPLHYRNKSQYPVGADGAIGFYRARSHQVVPVKRCLIQPEAADKTAAAVGEWMRRYKVPAYDEATGKGLVRHVYVRVNRKGESLCCVVINGRQAPREPELAAYVCAAVPHTAGVLVNSNTKRGNVILGEKYRTLWGRDYLMDTLCGLEFKLSVPSFYQVNRDQAEALYGKALDYAGLTGRETVLDLYCGIGTITLCLAKRAGRVIGAEIVPAAIRDAKENAARNHIENAEFFCGDAAETAARLEAEGLRPDVITVDPPRKGLAPEVIGSIAAMGPERVVYVSCDPATLGRDVKRFGELGYRAVRACAVDMFPATRHVESVVLLERS, encoded by the coding sequence ATGGATCGACTTCATGAAAACCGCATCTACACCGGCACGGTGGAATCCTACTCCAGCGAGGGTTTGGGCATCGTCCGCCTGGACGGCGCCGTGGTGTTCGTCCCTCAGGCCGTCCGGGGGGAAACCATCGACCTGAAAATCACCAAGGTGATGAAGACCGCCGCCGCAGGGGAGATCGTGAAGATCCACAAGCCCTCTCCCGACCGGGCCCAGCCCGAGTGCCCCGATTACGGCCGGTGCGGCGGGTGCGACTTCCAGCACCTGACGTACCCCGAGGAGCTGTGGGCCAAGCGCCAGCGGGTCCAGGACGCCCTGACCCGCCTGGGGGGCGCAGACATCCGGGTGGAAGAGATCCTGGGGGCGAAGAACCCCCTCCACTACCGCAACAAGAGCCAGTACCCCGTGGGCGCGGACGGCGCCATCGGCTTCTACCGGGCCCGGTCCCATCAGGTGGTGCCGGTGAAGCGGTGCTTGATCCAGCCCGAGGCGGCGGACAAAACCGCCGCGGCGGTGGGGGAGTGGATGCGGCGCTACAAGGTTCCCGCCTACGACGAGGCCACCGGAAAGGGACTGGTGCGCCATGTGTACGTCCGGGTGAACCGGAAGGGCGAGAGCCTTTGCTGCGTGGTAATCAACGGCAGGCAGGCCCCCCGGGAGCCGGAGCTGGCCGCCTATGTCTGCGCCGCCGTGCCCCACACCGCGGGAGTGCTGGTGAACAGCAACACGAAGCGGGGCAACGTGATTCTGGGGGAGAAGTACCGCACCCTCTGGGGGCGGGACTATCTGATGGACACCCTCTGCGGCCTGGAGTTCAAGTTGTCGGTGCCCTCCTTTTACCAGGTGAACCGAGATCAGGCGGAAGCGTTGTACGGCAAGGCCCTGGATTATGCCGGCCTGACGGGGCGGGAGACGGTGCTGGACCTGTACTGCGGCATCGGCACCATTACGCTGTGCCTGGCGAAGCGGGCCGGACGGGTCATCGGCGCGGAGATCGTGCCGGCGGCCATCCGGGACGCCAAAGAGAACGCCGCCCGGAACCACATTGAAAACGCGGAATTCTTCTGCGGCGACGCGGCTGAGACAGCCGCACGGCTGGAGGCGGAGGGCCTGCGGCCGGACGTCATCACCGTGGACCCGCCCCGGAAAGGGCTGGCGCCGGAGGTGATCGGCTCCATCGCGGCCATGGGGCCGGAGCGGGTGGTGTATGTCTCCTGCGACCCCGCCACGCTGGGCCGGGACGTGAAGCGGTTCGGAGAGCTGGGTTACCGGGCCGTCCGGGCCTGTGCAGTGGACATGTTTCCCGCCACACGGCATGTTGAGAGCGTGGTGCTGCTGGAGAGGAGTTGA